A window of the Pangasianodon hypophthalmus isolate fPanHyp1 chromosome 12, fPanHyp1.pri, whole genome shotgun sequence genome harbors these coding sequences:
- the LOC128319658 gene encoding interferon-induced very large GTPase 1-like isoform X2 — MANSTETQTDVHSQQAESNLVEELLCRLGLGNKYEDKLTSGYFLEISKITVQEPSRENELVHAFMQRLLTGDYTARHISVTNKPPPKKSISRKGSFADFKNFKKCTVNTKRTQTQINPMDVQMAVFLCADDFLRQIMVTKLAQCQYAIPLLVPNPFSRKIEFPLWSMHKINKSWKSTDASGKIISKTVPVYKAETSMVAFFRLGSVSSSKSQLINNLINEKHNTFFHRNCPGSSKNRLPMEGVVEIAWYCPSGKSSDHFTECVAFCNLHGDSSRAVTQREILTTMASVNVILLPKFDDDNDNNMRIVQDLYDSLTPLIVLTDEEDDNEDPMCEFQKGKYSLGIKNRSDPNVSGLLRDMIKNCFLQTSVTFNLKKMTNYSKLSVDENNEACRRGKEAAQNTMRVLYGKDPLTVKEKYLPCQGKLWHDWCEKSKSLRRLQSTDIETELSNKKTEMKEIRRKQKEHGFSEFMELFVGCLISLSVNERMYFLSWTGICLDEFTSEKLSTIRQEYHQKWTDVLALKKKHDKAEGQANPDKLKAEQSNLEKISKELNAANFGLEHILREMGQIYEASVSEEKSMTRKELGNWSYLPELAAKLMISGQPMELMDGDTDYVPLTWVTDVLDEVIKILGDQRVFVLSVLGIQSSGKSTMLNAMFGLQFAVSAGRCTRGAFMKLVRVSEDRKEDLKFDYILMVDTEGLRSLEMSGNIIHHDNELSTFVVGLGNVTLINIYGENPNEMQEILQIVVHAFLRMKQVRLNPSCMFVHQNVSDIAAREKIMDGRRHLQETLDKMTKVAAKDADYCAENFTDVIAFDVESDVKYFAQLWEGSPPMAPPNPCYSANIQELKRDILSRASTTNGLKLSQFQKRVKDLWNALLDENFVFSFKNAQEISVYRKLEQEYGKWTWSLRSAMMTIEEKMLNRVASGIVETVQRRDLVREMTGTLQNVQNAFNRYFEEDNEKEIMIQWKCKFETQIQHLHDDLIEEAKRKVDDSIQQKSIRQNLDKQRVNHEKTLFEKSKELALKLKRKHNKEIHAKVEFDSMWGKWVSELAEHAPKIEDVNISKDITEVLGEVYRHDLVSNRKRSSEYKIIERVSDYTSYVPTNKSILKRLFIFWSGNSLTPEINKSIRDLIIKVTEQTKRKVESFPFSAQGFSSHYIQSIADDVKTQVHEFEAQFKKSLNLFDDASVFNQDFYVDLSLYVCDQSAKRISELHKKFKEANDPLIYFEKKRAEYFNIFQKYWEGATSAAILGDQVCSKVKEAILQSVYNMITKFLCGQMRGKPPFNGNRADLEKHILKSLAEQEGNKDEKFENYLTYMYNPRAHFEDFIKARVKEFMAAENPQAVSAIKTYIDNKQRSIISAVKIATDEVKHVNGDANQWLECFSNSLADELGDTRVHLCNEEYKDCVDYDVLVDVIKKELLAVVEELKKSLSKISDFTMEKFRERPDEILIKHFCRCCWEQCPFCGAVCTNSQKDHPGDHNADFHRTAGMNGMFYRSTTELFIDFCTTAVASNKFFYPSSKSRFCHPFKQYRKAGGKYEKWGISTDLSELAYWKWFVCEFQKNLEKHHKKIFCGKGQIPANWKTYSQSDAVKSLGIY, encoded by the exons ATGGCAAACAGCACCGAAACACAAACAGATGTCCATTCTCAG CAGGCAGAATCAAACTTAGTTGAGGAGCTGTTGTGTAGACTTGGCCTTGGGAATAAATATGAAGACAAACTTACCAGCGGATACTTTCTTGAAATATCTAAAATCACAGTACAAGAGCCTAGTAGAGAGAATGAACTGGTTCATGCTTTCATGCAACGTCTGCTCACTGGAGATTACACAGCAAGACACATCTCTGTCACAAATAAGCCTCCACCAAAAAAGTCCATATCAAGAAAAGGTAGTTttgctgattttaaaaattttaaaaaatgtactgtaaatacCAAAAGAACACAGACCCAGATTAACCCAATGGATGTTCAGATGGCAGTGTTCCTTTGTGCAGATGATTTTCTTAGACAAATCATGGTGACTAAACTGGCACAGTGTCAGTATGCGATCCCTCTGCTGGTACCCAATCCCTTTAGCAGGAAAATTGAATTTCCTCTCTggtcaatgcataaaatcaacaAGAGCTGGAAGTCGACTGATGCTTCAGGAAAAATCATCAGCAAGACTGTGCCTGTTTACAAAGCAGAAACTTCAATGGTGGCATTCTTCAGGCTTGGGTCTGTTTCCTCATCCAAGTCTCAGCTGATCAACAACCTGATTAATGAAAAGCacaacacatttttccacagaAACTGTCCAGGCAGCAGCAAAAACCGTCTACCGATGGAAGGAGTGGTGGAGATCGCCTGGTACTGTCCATCTGGGAAAAGCTCTGATCATTTCACTGAATGCGTTGCTTTCTGTAATCTTCATGGTGATTCCAGCAGAGCTGTAACTCAAAGAGAGATACTTACTACCATGGCCTCTGTAAATGTTATACTGTTGCCTAAgtttgatgatgataatgataataatatgaGAATTGTACAGGATCTTTATGACTCACTGACACCTCTCATTGTTCTAactgatgaagaagatgatAATGAAGATCCTATGTGTGAATTTCAAAAAGGAAAATACAGCCTGGgaataaaaaacagaagtgaTCCTAATGTGTCTGGTCTACTCAGAGATATGATCAAGAACTGTTTCTTACAAACATCTGTGACCTTCAACCTTAAAAAAATGACCAACTACTCAAAGCTCAGTGTGGATGAGAACAATGAGGCCTGTCGGAGAGGAAAGGAAGCTGCACAAAATACAATGCGTGTTCTATATGGAAAAGATCCACTGACAGTAAAAGAGAAATATCTGCCCTGCCAGGGAAAACTGTGGCATGACTGGTGCGAGAAGAGCAAAAGCTTACGGCGACTTCAAAGTACCGACATAGAAACAGAGCTCAGCAAcaagaaaactgaaatgaagGAAATAAGACGGAAACAGAAGGAACATGGCTTCAGTGAATTCATGGAGTTATTTGTTGGATGTTTAATATCACTGTCAGTCAATGAGAGAATGTATTTCTTGAGCTGGACTGGAATTTGCCTGGATGAGTTCACTTCAGAGAAACTCTCTACCATCCGACAAGAATATCACCAAAAATGGACAGATGTGTTggccttgaaaaaaaaacatgacaaagctGAAGGACAAGCAAATCCGGACAAACTGAAGGCTGAACAATCAAACttagaaaaaatatcaaaagaacTGAATGCTGCCAACTTTGGCTTGGAGCACATACTGAGAGAGATGGGTCAGATTTATGAAGCCTCAGTCTCAGAAGAAAAGAGCATGACCAGGAAAGAGCTTGGAAACTGGTCTTACCTGCCTGAACTTGCTGCTAAACTCATGATATCTGGGCAGCCAATGGAGCTGATGGATGGTGATACAGATTATGTTCCTCTAACCTGGGTTACAGATGTTTTAGATGAAGTCATCAAGATACTGGGAGATCAGAGAGtttttgtgttgtctgttttGGGAATTCAGAGCTCTGGGAAATCTACCATGCTGAATGCCATGTTTGGGCTCCAGTTTGCAGTCAGTGCAGGCAGATGCACCAGAGGAGCCTTTATGAAGCTGGTTAGAGTTTCTGAGGACAGGAAGGAAGACCTGAAGTTTGACTACATATTGATGGTTGATACTGAAGGTCTCCGATCTTTAGAGATGTCTGGAAACATCATCCATCATGACAATGAACTTTCCACATTTGTGGTAGGATTAGGAAATGTGACTCTGATTAACATCTATGGAGAGAACCCCAATGAAATGCAGGAAATACTGCAAATTGTTGTTCACGCATTCCTGAGGATGAAGCAGGTCAGATTAAACCCCAGTTGCATGTTTGTGCATCAGAATGTTTCTGATATTGCAGCTAGAGAGAAAATCATGGATGGAAGGAGACATTTGCAGGAAACACTGGATAAAATGACTAAAGTAGCAGCTAAAGATGCAGACTACTGTGCAGAAAATTTCACTGATGTAATTGCATTTGATGTAGAGAGTGATGTGAAGTACTTTGCACAGCTCTGGGAGGGTTCTCCACCCATGGCACCACCAAACCCATGCTACAGCGCGAATATTCAGGAACTAAAGAGAGATATCCTTTCCCGTGCATCAACTACAAATGGCCTGAAATTATCACAGTTTCAAAAACGTGTGAAAGACCTGTGGAATGCTCTACTGGATGAAAATTTTGTGTTTAGTTTTAAGAATGCACAAGAGATATCAGTGTACAGGAAACTGGAGCAGGAGTATGGGAAATGGACCTGGAGTCTGAGGAGTGCCATGATGACTATAGAAGAGAAAATGCTTAATAGAGTAGCCAGTGGAATCGTAGAAACAGTTCAGAGGCGAGACCTTGTAAGAGAAATGACAGGAACTCTACAGAATGTCCAAAATGCATTCAACCGATATTTTGAAGAAGACAACGAAAAGGAAATAATGATTCAGTGGAAATGCAAATTTGAGACACAAATCCAGCACCTCCATGATGATCTAATAGAGGAAGCAAAGAGAAAAGTGGATGACAGCAttcagcagaaaagcattaGACAAAACCTTGATAAGCAACGTGTGAACCACGAGAAGACACTCTTTGAAAAGAGCAAAGAGCTCGCTTTAAAACTTAAAAGGAAGCATAACAAGGAAATACATGCAAAAGTAGAATTTGATTCTATGTGGGGAAAATGGGTCTCTGAATTAGCTGAACATGCTCCAAAAATCGAAGATGTTAACATCTCAAAGGACATAACTGAAGTTCTGGGAGAGGTCTACAGACATGACTTGGTTTCAAATCGAAAGCGTTCttcagaatataaaataattgaaaGGGTCAGTGATTACACCAGCTATGTCCCAACTAACAAGAGCATATTGAaaagattatttatattttggtcTGGAAATTCTCTTACACCAGAGATAAACAAATCAATACGTGATCTAATTATTAAGGTCACTGAACAAACCAAAAGAAAGGTGGAGTCATTTCCATTCTCAGCACAGGGATTCAGTTCACATTACATTCAATCCATTGCAGACGATGTCAAAACACAGGTGCATGAATTTGAAGCACAATTCAAGAAAAGTCTAAACTTATTTGATGATGCCTCTGTCTTTAACCAAGATTTCTATGTAGATCTCTCACTTTATGTGTGTGACCAGTCAGCAAAACGCATCTCAGAGCTGCACAAAAAATTCAAAGAAGCAAATGATCCACTTATTTACTTTGAAAAGAAAAGGGCTGAGTATTTCAACATCTTTCAGAAATACTGGGAGGGAGCAACATCAGCAGCTATACTTGGAGACCAGGTTTGCAGTAAAGTGAAAGAAGCGATTCTGCAGAGTGTCTACAACATGATCACTAAATTTTTGTGTGGACAGATGAGAGGGAAGCCACCATTTAATGGGAACAGAGCTGATCTGGAAAAACACATTCTGAAGTCTTTGGCAGAGCAGGAGGGAAATAAGGATGAGAAGTTTGAAAACTACTTAACATACATGTACAATCCTAGGGCTCACTTTGAAGATTTCATCAAGGCCAGAGTTAAAGAGTTCATGGCAGCTGAAAACCCTCAAGCAGTTTCTGCCATTAAAACATACATTGACAACAAACAGAGAAGCATCATAAGTGCTGTAAAAATAGCAACAGATGAAGTCAAACATGTCAATGGTGATGCAAATCAGTGGCTGGAATGTTTTTCCAACAGCCTTGCAGATGAGTTAGGAGATACTAGAGTTCACTTATGCAATGAAGAGTATAAGGATTGCGTTGACTATGATGTTCTTGTGGATGTTATAAAGAAAGAACTCTTGGCTGTTGTTGAAGAGCTAAAGAAAAGCCTCAGTAAGATTTCTGACTTCACCATGGAGAAGTTCAGAGAAAGACCTGATGAGATTCTAATCAAACACTTCTGCAGGTGCTGCTGGGAGCAGTGTCCTTTCTGTGGAGCCGTCTGTACCAACAGCCAAAAAGACCATCCTGGAGATCACAATGCTGATTTCCATCGCACAGCTGGAATGAATGGAATGTTTTATAGGAGTACAACAGAACTCTTCATCGACTTTTGCACAACAGCAGTAGCAAGTAACA
- the LOC128319658 gene encoding interferon-induced very large GTPase 1-like isoform X1, translating into MANSTETQTDVHSQAESNLVEELLCRLGLGNKYEDKLTSGYFLEISKITVQEPSRENELVHAFMQRLLTGDYTARHISVTNKPPPKKSISRKGSFADFKNFKKCTVNTKRTQTQINPMDVQMAVFLCADDFLRQIMVTKLAQCQYAIPLLVPNPFSRKIEFPLWSMHKINKSWKSTDASGKIISKTVPVYKAETSMVAFFRLGSVSSSKSQLINNLINEKHNTFFHRNCPGSSKNRLPMEGVVEIAWYCPSGKSSDHFTECVAFCNLHGDSSRAVTQREILTTMASVNVILLPKFDDDNDNNMRIVQDLYDSLTPLIVLTDEEDDNEDPMCEFQKGKYSLGIKNRSDPNVSGLLRDMIKNCFLQTSVTFNLKKMTNYSKLSVDENNEACRRGKEAAQNTMRVLYGKDPLTVKEKYLPCQGKLWHDWCEKSKSLRRLQSTDIETELSNKKTEMKEIRRKQKEHGFSEFMELFVGCLISLSVNERMYFLSWTGICLDEFTSEKLSTIRQEYHQKWTDVLALKKKHDKAEGQANPDKLKAEQSNLEKISKELNAANFGLEHILREMGQIYEASVSEEKSMTRKELGNWSYLPELAAKLMISGQPMELMDGDTDYVPLTWVTDVLDEVIKILGDQRVFVLSVLGIQSSGKSTMLNAMFGLQFAVSAGRCTRGAFMKLVRVSEDRKEDLKFDYILMVDTEGLRSLEMSGNIIHHDNELSTFVVGLGNVTLINIYGENPNEMQEILQIVVHAFLRMKQVRLNPSCMFVHQNVSDIAAREKIMDGRRHLQETLDKMTKVAAKDADYCAENFTDVIAFDVESDVKYFAQLWEGSPPMAPPNPCYSANIQELKRDILSRASTTNGLKLSQFQKRVKDLWNALLDENFVFSFKNAQEISVYRKLEQEYGKWTWSLRSAMMTIEEKMLNRVASGIVETVQRRDLVREMTGTLQNVQNAFNRYFEEDNEKEIMIQWKCKFETQIQHLHDDLIEEAKRKVDDSIQQKSIRQNLDKQRVNHEKTLFEKSKELALKLKRKHNKEIHAKVEFDSMWGKWVSELAEHAPKIEDVNISKDITEVLGEVYRHDLVSNRKRSSEYKIIERVSDYTSYVPTNKSILKRLFIFWSGNSLTPEINKSIRDLIIKVTEQTKRKVESFPFSAQGFSSHYIQSIADDVKTQVHEFEAQFKKSLNLFDDASVFNQDFYVDLSLYVCDQSAKRISELHKKFKEANDPLIYFEKKRAEYFNIFQKYWEGATSAAILGDQVCSKVKEAILQSVYNMITKFLCGQMRGKPPFNGNRADLEKHILKSLAEQEGNKDEKFENYLTYMYNPRAHFEDFIKARVKEFMAAENPQAVSAIKTYIDNKQRSIISAVKIATDEVKHVNGDANQWLECFSNSLADELGDTRVHLCNEEYKDCVDYDVLVDVIKKELLAVVEELKKSLSKISDFTMEKFRERPDEILIKHFCRCCWEQCPFCGAVCTNSQKDHPGDHNADFHRTAGMNGMFYRSTTELFIDFCTTAVASNKFFYPSSKSRFCHPFKQYRKAGGKYEKWGISTDLSELAYWKWFVCEFQKNLEKHHKKIFCGKGQIPANWKTYSQSDAVKSLGIY; encoded by the exons ATGGCAAACAGCACCGAAACACAAACAGATGTCCATTCTCAG GCAGAATCAAACTTAGTTGAGGAGCTGTTGTGTAGACTTGGCCTTGGGAATAAATATGAAGACAAACTTACCAGCGGATACTTTCTTGAAATATCTAAAATCACAGTACAAGAGCCTAGTAGAGAGAATGAACTGGTTCATGCTTTCATGCAACGTCTGCTCACTGGAGATTACACAGCAAGACACATCTCTGTCACAAATAAGCCTCCACCAAAAAAGTCCATATCAAGAAAAGGTAGTTttgctgattttaaaaattttaaaaaatgtactgtaaatacCAAAAGAACACAGACCCAGATTAACCCAATGGATGTTCAGATGGCAGTGTTCCTTTGTGCAGATGATTTTCTTAGACAAATCATGGTGACTAAACTGGCACAGTGTCAGTATGCGATCCCTCTGCTGGTACCCAATCCCTTTAGCAGGAAAATTGAATTTCCTCTCTggtcaatgcataaaatcaacaAGAGCTGGAAGTCGACTGATGCTTCAGGAAAAATCATCAGCAAGACTGTGCCTGTTTACAAAGCAGAAACTTCAATGGTGGCATTCTTCAGGCTTGGGTCTGTTTCCTCATCCAAGTCTCAGCTGATCAACAACCTGATTAATGAAAAGCacaacacatttttccacagaAACTGTCCAGGCAGCAGCAAAAACCGTCTACCGATGGAAGGAGTGGTGGAGATCGCCTGGTACTGTCCATCTGGGAAAAGCTCTGATCATTTCACTGAATGCGTTGCTTTCTGTAATCTTCATGGTGATTCCAGCAGAGCTGTAACTCAAAGAGAGATACTTACTACCATGGCCTCTGTAAATGTTATACTGTTGCCTAAgtttgatgatgataatgataataatatgaGAATTGTACAGGATCTTTATGACTCACTGACACCTCTCATTGTTCTAactgatgaagaagatgatAATGAAGATCCTATGTGTGAATTTCAAAAAGGAAAATACAGCCTGGgaataaaaaacagaagtgaTCCTAATGTGTCTGGTCTACTCAGAGATATGATCAAGAACTGTTTCTTACAAACATCTGTGACCTTCAACCTTAAAAAAATGACCAACTACTCAAAGCTCAGTGTGGATGAGAACAATGAGGCCTGTCGGAGAGGAAAGGAAGCTGCACAAAATACAATGCGTGTTCTATATGGAAAAGATCCACTGACAGTAAAAGAGAAATATCTGCCCTGCCAGGGAAAACTGTGGCATGACTGGTGCGAGAAGAGCAAAAGCTTACGGCGACTTCAAAGTACCGACATAGAAACAGAGCTCAGCAAcaagaaaactgaaatgaagGAAATAAGACGGAAACAGAAGGAACATGGCTTCAGTGAATTCATGGAGTTATTTGTTGGATGTTTAATATCACTGTCAGTCAATGAGAGAATGTATTTCTTGAGCTGGACTGGAATTTGCCTGGATGAGTTCACTTCAGAGAAACTCTCTACCATCCGACAAGAATATCACCAAAAATGGACAGATGTGTTggccttgaaaaaaaaacatgacaaagctGAAGGACAAGCAAATCCGGACAAACTGAAGGCTGAACAATCAAACttagaaaaaatatcaaaagaacTGAATGCTGCCAACTTTGGCTTGGAGCACATACTGAGAGAGATGGGTCAGATTTATGAAGCCTCAGTCTCAGAAGAAAAGAGCATGACCAGGAAAGAGCTTGGAAACTGGTCTTACCTGCCTGAACTTGCTGCTAAACTCATGATATCTGGGCAGCCAATGGAGCTGATGGATGGTGATACAGATTATGTTCCTCTAACCTGGGTTACAGATGTTTTAGATGAAGTCATCAAGATACTGGGAGATCAGAGAGtttttgtgttgtctgttttGGGAATTCAGAGCTCTGGGAAATCTACCATGCTGAATGCCATGTTTGGGCTCCAGTTTGCAGTCAGTGCAGGCAGATGCACCAGAGGAGCCTTTATGAAGCTGGTTAGAGTTTCTGAGGACAGGAAGGAAGACCTGAAGTTTGACTACATATTGATGGTTGATACTGAAGGTCTCCGATCTTTAGAGATGTCTGGAAACATCATCCATCATGACAATGAACTTTCCACATTTGTGGTAGGATTAGGAAATGTGACTCTGATTAACATCTATGGAGAGAACCCCAATGAAATGCAGGAAATACTGCAAATTGTTGTTCACGCATTCCTGAGGATGAAGCAGGTCAGATTAAACCCCAGTTGCATGTTTGTGCATCAGAATGTTTCTGATATTGCAGCTAGAGAGAAAATCATGGATGGAAGGAGACATTTGCAGGAAACACTGGATAAAATGACTAAAGTAGCAGCTAAAGATGCAGACTACTGTGCAGAAAATTTCACTGATGTAATTGCATTTGATGTAGAGAGTGATGTGAAGTACTTTGCACAGCTCTGGGAGGGTTCTCCACCCATGGCACCACCAAACCCATGCTACAGCGCGAATATTCAGGAACTAAAGAGAGATATCCTTTCCCGTGCATCAACTACAAATGGCCTGAAATTATCACAGTTTCAAAAACGTGTGAAAGACCTGTGGAATGCTCTACTGGATGAAAATTTTGTGTTTAGTTTTAAGAATGCACAAGAGATATCAGTGTACAGGAAACTGGAGCAGGAGTATGGGAAATGGACCTGGAGTCTGAGGAGTGCCATGATGACTATAGAAGAGAAAATGCTTAATAGAGTAGCCAGTGGAATCGTAGAAACAGTTCAGAGGCGAGACCTTGTAAGAGAAATGACAGGAACTCTACAGAATGTCCAAAATGCATTCAACCGATATTTTGAAGAAGACAACGAAAAGGAAATAATGATTCAGTGGAAATGCAAATTTGAGACACAAATCCAGCACCTCCATGATGATCTAATAGAGGAAGCAAAGAGAAAAGTGGATGACAGCAttcagcagaaaagcattaGACAAAACCTTGATAAGCAACGTGTGAACCACGAGAAGACACTCTTTGAAAAGAGCAAAGAGCTCGCTTTAAAACTTAAAAGGAAGCATAACAAGGAAATACATGCAAAAGTAGAATTTGATTCTATGTGGGGAAAATGGGTCTCTGAATTAGCTGAACATGCTCCAAAAATCGAAGATGTTAACATCTCAAAGGACATAACTGAAGTTCTGGGAGAGGTCTACAGACATGACTTGGTTTCAAATCGAAAGCGTTCttcagaatataaaataattgaaaGGGTCAGTGATTACACCAGCTATGTCCCAACTAACAAGAGCATATTGAaaagattatttatattttggtcTGGAAATTCTCTTACACCAGAGATAAACAAATCAATACGTGATCTAATTATTAAGGTCACTGAACAAACCAAAAGAAAGGTGGAGTCATTTCCATTCTCAGCACAGGGATTCAGTTCACATTACATTCAATCCATTGCAGACGATGTCAAAACACAGGTGCATGAATTTGAAGCACAATTCAAGAAAAGTCTAAACTTATTTGATGATGCCTCTGTCTTTAACCAAGATTTCTATGTAGATCTCTCACTTTATGTGTGTGACCAGTCAGCAAAACGCATCTCAGAGCTGCACAAAAAATTCAAAGAAGCAAATGATCCACTTATTTACTTTGAAAAGAAAAGGGCTGAGTATTTCAACATCTTTCAGAAATACTGGGAGGGAGCAACATCAGCAGCTATACTTGGAGACCAGGTTTGCAGTAAAGTGAAAGAAGCGATTCTGCAGAGTGTCTACAACATGATCACTAAATTTTTGTGTGGACAGATGAGAGGGAAGCCACCATTTAATGGGAACAGAGCTGATCTGGAAAAACACATTCTGAAGTCTTTGGCAGAGCAGGAGGGAAATAAGGATGAGAAGTTTGAAAACTACTTAACATACATGTACAATCCTAGGGCTCACTTTGAAGATTTCATCAAGGCCAGAGTTAAAGAGTTCATGGCAGCTGAAAACCCTCAAGCAGTTTCTGCCATTAAAACATACATTGACAACAAACAGAGAAGCATCATAAGTGCTGTAAAAATAGCAACAGATGAAGTCAAACATGTCAATGGTGATGCAAATCAGTGGCTGGAATGTTTTTCCAACAGCCTTGCAGATGAGTTAGGAGATACTAGAGTTCACTTATGCAATGAAGAGTATAAGGATTGCGTTGACTATGATGTTCTTGTGGATGTTATAAAGAAAGAACTCTTGGCTGTTGTTGAAGAGCTAAAGAAAAGCCTCAGTAAGATTTCTGACTTCACCATGGAGAAGTTCAGAGAAAGACCTGATGAGATTCTAATCAAACACTTCTGCAGGTGCTGCTGGGAGCAGTGTCCTTTCTGTGGAGCCGTCTGTACCAACAGCCAAAAAGACCATCCTGGAGATCACAATGCTGATTTCCATCGCACAGCTGGAATGAATGGAATGTTTTATAGGAGTACAACAGAACTCTTCATCGACTTTTGCACAACAGCAGTAGCAAGTAACA